Proteins co-encoded in one Halorussus vallis genomic window:
- a CDS encoding DUF7351 domain-containing protein, with protein sequence MSDVGTEDAGETVDPRPSAEDPHEAGESPKSEERPDQDSTDPEVESMPASDAFEALGNEVRMAILRALVDAPEDDAGGEASEDAADDPERVSGRTATFSELFEASSVDTTAGFAYHLRQLTGQFLRKTGEDDDRYAVTYAGLQVARAIVAGTYTDRVSFGPVETGDDCPLCESGGLAATCEANYVTVACDAGERTSEGEREGCGRTILTLPFPPGARRNRDSDPGTDSDADRLLAAFDRHHRRRLSAMSDGVCPECAATMDAALALADGESAERASESDSDADPERAQVRLDCRQCGCRLHCPVTLAVLEHPAVIAFYHDHGENVRDRPIWNVGPEWRETVVSTDPWCVRVTARLDGEALDLFVARDLDVAGTRRRRETERAS encoded by the coding sequence ATGAGCGACGTTGGCACGGAGGACGCGGGCGAAACCGTCGACCCGCGTCCTTCGGCCGAGGACCCCCACGAGGCTGGAGAGTCCCCCAAGTCCGAGGAGCGTCCCGACCAGGATTCGACCGACCCCGAGGTCGAGTCGATGCCGGCCAGCGACGCCTTCGAAGCGCTCGGCAACGAGGTCCGGATGGCCATCCTGCGGGCGCTGGTCGACGCCCCCGAAGACGACGCGGGCGGGGAAGCGAGCGAGGACGCGGCCGACGACCCCGAACGCGTCTCCGGCCGGACCGCGACCTTCTCGGAACTGTTCGAGGCCAGTTCCGTCGACACCACCGCCGGGTTCGCCTACCACCTCCGCCAGTTGACCGGCCAGTTCCTCCGCAAGACCGGCGAAGACGACGACCGGTACGCGGTGACCTACGCGGGTCTGCAGGTCGCGCGCGCCATCGTCGCGGGCACCTACACCGACCGGGTGTCGTTCGGTCCGGTCGAGACGGGCGACGACTGCCCGCTCTGCGAGTCGGGCGGCCTCGCGGCGACCTGCGAGGCCAACTACGTCACCGTCGCGTGCGACGCCGGGGAACGGACGAGCGAGGGAGAGCGCGAGGGCTGCGGCCGGACGATACTCACGCTCCCGTTCCCGCCGGGCGCGCGCCGGAACCGCGACTCCGACCCCGGCACCGACTCGGACGCCGACCGCCTGCTGGCGGCGTTCGACCGCCACCACCGCCGCCGACTCTCGGCGATGTCCGACGGAGTCTGCCCGGAGTGCGCCGCGACGATGGACGCCGCGCTCGCGCTCGCCGACGGCGAATCCGCCGAACGAGCATCGGAATCCGATTCCGACGCCGACCCCGAACGCGCGCAGGTCCGCCTCGACTGCCGGCAGTGCGGGTGTCGACTCCACTGCCCGGTGACGCTCGCGGTTCTCGAACACCCCGCGGTCATCGCGTTCTACCACGACCACGGTGAGAACGTCCGCGACAGGCCCATCTGGAACGTCGGGCCGGAGTGGCGCGAGACGGTCGTCTCGACCGACCCCTGGTGCGTCCGGGTCACCGCGCGACTCGACGGCGAGGCGCTGGACCTGTTCGTCGCCCGCGACCTCGACGTCGCCGGAACTCGGCGACGCCGCGAAACCGAGCGGGCGTCCTGA
- the psmA gene encoding archaeal proteasome endopeptidase complex subunit alpha has product MQGDQRAYDRGTSIFSPDGRLYQVEYARKAVERGSASVGVRTDDGVVLAARRRIRSPLMDPESVEKLHQVDDHLGVASAGNAADARQLVEFARRTAQRDRLRYDEPVDAETLTKAVGDHVQEYTQSGGARPFGTALLVGGVSDGEAALYETDPSGTPSSWRAAAVGRDSADIRRFLEAEYDATLDLESGVDLALAALASPADDEGFAPEDVAVSTVAVGESYRTLPVEERRDALDDLDLLGDGRRAS; this is encoded by the coding sequence ATGCAGGGCGACCAGCGCGCCTACGACCGCGGGACCAGCATCTTCTCGCCGGACGGTCGGCTCTACCAGGTCGAGTACGCCCGGAAGGCGGTCGAGCGCGGGAGCGCGAGCGTCGGCGTCCGCACCGACGACGGCGTGGTGCTGGCCGCCCGGCGGCGGATTCGCTCGCCACTAATGGACCCCGAGAGCGTCGAGAAACTCCACCAGGTCGACGACCACCTCGGCGTCGCCAGCGCGGGCAACGCGGCCGACGCCCGCCAACTCGTGGAGTTCGCCCGGCGGACCGCCCAGCGCGACCGCCTGCGCTACGACGAACCCGTCGACGCCGAGACGCTGACGAAGGCGGTCGGCGACCACGTCCAGGAGTACACCCAGTCGGGCGGCGCGCGCCCGTTCGGGACGGCGCTACTCGTCGGCGGCGTCTCGGACGGCGAGGCCGCCCTCTACGAGACCGACCCGAGCGGGACGCCGTCGTCGTGGCGGGCGGCCGCGGTCGGCCGCGACAGCGCCGACATCCGGCGGTTCCTCGAAGCCGAGTACGACGCGACTCTCGACCTCGAATCCGGCGTGGACCTCGCGCTGGCGGCGCTCGCGTCGCCCGCCGACGACGAGGGATTCGCGCCCGAGGACGTGGCGGTTTCGACCGTCGCGGTCGGCGAGTCGTACCGGACGCTCCCTGTCGAGGAGCGCCGCGACGCGCTCGACGACCTCGACCTCCTCGGCGACGGTCGGCGGGCGTCCTGA
- a CDS encoding proteasome subunit beta, with amino-acid sequence MPQTDPHAVPGAAPDAELTKTGTTTVAVSTPDSVVLAADRRASAGGHFVTSKDTQKVEAVHPTAGVTIAGAVGSLQDYTRRLEAEADRYAIRRGDPPSMHAFATFAGNLLRNGPYRAVQSTLGGVDADGSHVYDLDAGGAVLEAPYAANGSGTQFALGVLERDYRPDLSTDEARAVAARAVESAIERDTASGNGVTVAEVTADGVDFRTYDDPRDVRRELETDTDDASEEVA; translated from the coding sequence ATGCCCCAGACAGACCCCCACGCGGTACCCGGGGCCGCCCCGGACGCCGAACTGACGAAGACCGGAACGACGACCGTCGCGGTGTCGACGCCCGACTCGGTGGTGCTGGCGGCCGACCGGCGCGCGAGCGCCGGCGGCCACTTCGTGACCAGCAAGGACACCCAGAAGGTCGAGGCCGTCCACCCGACCGCGGGGGTGACCATCGCGGGCGCGGTGGGCAGTCTCCAGGACTACACCCGCCGCCTCGAGGCGGAAGCCGACCGCTACGCGATTCGCCGCGGCGACCCGCCGAGCATGCACGCGTTCGCCACCTTCGCGGGCAACCTGCTTCGCAACGGACCCTACCGCGCGGTCCAGTCGACGCTCGGCGGCGTCGACGCCGACGGTTCGCACGTCTACGACCTCGATGCGGGCGGAGCGGTCCTCGAAGCGCCCTACGCCGCGAACGGGAGCGGCACCCAGTTCGCGCTCGGCGTCCTCGAACGCGACTACCGGCCCGACCTCTCGACCGACGAGGCGCGGGCGGTCGCCGCCCGCGCCGTCGAGAGCGCCATCGAGCGCGACACCGCCAGCGGTAACGGCGTCACCGTCGCCGAGGTGACCGCCGACGGCGTCGACTTCCGGACCTACGACGACCCCCGAGACGTCCGGCGGGAGTTGGAAACCGACACCGACGACGCGTCGGAGGAGGTGGCCTGA
- a CDS encoding helix-turn-helix domain-containing protein — translation MTAPDDPREHLAERIAGEITLSDDPGATLRKWRTDFGVSQTDLADHLDVSSSVISDYESGRRESPGIGVVARIVTALLDIDERRGGDRIRQYARVLSAGFESDIVSDLREYPTTVQLSRFYDAVGATELTDGDYDHVTGHTVIDSIQAITRLSSEEFYRLYGQSTSRALMFTNVTRGESPLVAMRVVNPTPNAVVLHGLDREDLWEYAPKMAQLDGFSLAVTDAPLDDVLEALREFP, via the coding sequence GTGACAGCACCCGACGACCCCCGCGAGCACCTCGCCGAGCGCATCGCGGGCGAGATAACTCTCAGCGACGACCCCGGGGCCACGCTCCGGAAGTGGCGCACCGACTTCGGGGTTTCCCAGACCGACCTCGCCGACCACCTCGACGTGTCGTCGTCGGTCATCAGCGACTACGAGAGCGGCCGCCGGGAGAGTCCCGGCATCGGCGTCGTCGCCCGTATCGTGACCGCGCTGCTCGACATCGACGAGCGCCGGGGCGGCGACCGCATCCGCCAGTACGCCCGGGTGCTCTCGGCCGGGTTCGAGAGCGACATCGTGAGCGACCTCCGGGAGTACCCGACGACGGTCCAACTCTCGCGATTCTACGACGCCGTGGGCGCGACCGAACTCACCGACGGCGACTACGACCACGTGACCGGCCACACCGTCATCGACAGCATCCAGGCCATAACCAGACTCTCCAGCGAGGAGTTCTACCGCCTCTACGGCCAGAGCACGAGCAGGGCGTTGATGTTCACCAACGTCACCCGCGGCGAGTCGCCGCTGGTCGCGATGCGCGTCGTCAACCCGACGCCGAACGCGGTGGTGCTCCACGGCCTCGACCGCGAGGACCTCTGGGAGTACGCCCCGAAGATGGCCCAACTCGACGGTTTCTCGCTCGCGGTCACCGACGCGCCGCTCGACGACGTGCTGGAGGCGCTCCGGGAGTTCCCCTGA